The window GGTGCATGTGGGCCAGGATGGAACAATGGAACAGTGAACATTCTGAATCAGCAAATTACTATATTGATACCAGCTCTATTGATTGATACCAGCTCTACACAGCCTCTGCAGACCATAAAAGTCATTACAGTGCAAtatatccagtgactcacagataATGTTTTCTTGGAGTtgttctcttaaaaaaaaatcttgttttcTAATAGAAAtagaataaacattttttttttttttttaccaaagaaGACATACTGCTAATTCTCTGATGGCTTCCCTCTAATTCCCTttgccccccccaaatgaccttaCATAATCACAGTAGCTAAGCTGCTTATCTCAACAAAATGGAGAAAGACTGATCCTTTAACTATCTCAATGTGGTTCTCCAAGCTAGACTTTGTATATAGAATGGAAgaactgctgagatgggaacTCAGGAatcatgaattattataaatgtcAAAACCATGGCTCCCCTTCCATAATGCACAAAACACCACCACCTGACCCTTCCTAAGCTACTCCCCAATATCTCCTAatataacacttaaaggggtactcccggggaaaacttttttttttaaatcaactggtgccagaaagttaaacagatttgaaaattatttatattaaaaaatcttaatccttccagtactttttaggggctatatactacagaggaaatgctttactttttagatttctctaatgtcatgaccacagtgctctctgctgaccattttaggaactgtccagagcagcatttgtttgctatggggattttctcctgctctggacagttcctaaaatggacagcagaggtcagcagagagcactgtggtcgtgacatcagagaaatctaaaaagtaaagcatttcctctgtagtatacagcccttaaaaagtactggaaggattaagattttttaatagaagtaatttacaaatctgtttaactttctggcaccagttgttttaaaaaaaaaaaagttttccacgggagtatccctataaaggagtattctgtgccgtgtgctgcctccgagatggggacatgacgtcatggccacggccctagtaacgtcacgccccctccattcattcctgtgggaggaggtgtgaggaccgtcacaccccctcccatagaaatgaatggagggggcgtggtgggacgtcactagggggcgtggcagtgacatcacatccctgtctaggaggcagcgcctggcccagcagcgggacccctgcaatcatacatcttatccaaaggataggggataagctgtataaacccagaatacccctttatctaCAGGAGCCCAACATCCATCTACCCTTATACCTTCTCTTTACCTAATGGCTAAATACATTGTCATGTAAAAAGTTCATTTTGGAGTTAGATTGTAAACCCCAAAATAATGGTgctataaagaaaaaataaaaataatacagtggtccctcaagttacaaaatAATTGGTTCcatgatgaccattgtatgttgaatccattgtatgttgagaccataactttatggaaacctggtaattggttctgaagcccctaaaatgtcatccaaaaataggaaaaagtgaggattaaagaaaaataagtagataactaatatagataaagcaaatccttacatataaaagtaataaagatctgctgggacctgtaatcactgtctatgtagaggacaggagcttcttcagggtcctatacagaacacacagtgtcctaaaaaaaagtaaaatggagccaccctcacctggtgtctaaaggagcagctaaccctggcacaggtaaagagtagtacagaacatgtagtacctccctgtactgtagggggtgctaccagacaccagtcagtgcatacacttcagtaatacaggtgttttaccagtaaaatgcccattctgattggtcggttcttccagccattgacacgttttgcagatctggactgcctgtacattgtatgttgagtctggtttcaagttacaatggtccagaaaagaccattgtatgttgaaactattgtatgttgaggccattgtaagttgagggatcactgtaataagTAATCATGGTTATTGATTACACGATTTCTATTCAGTCCATATCTGTTTGCTGATATGTTTcagagtcatcatcatcatcagttcaGCAAATACAAGGTGGAACTCCAGTGGGAGTTGCTGCTTTATACTGAAGAGTAACTGCCCCGCTGTGTGGCTTCTCTCACTCCGGGTCGTCATATGTTAGAGAGCATGGCAGCAGTGGGTCTAATTTATTCACTGTCTAAGGTCAGAAAGCAATGGTTTTACTAGGATTAGCCTGATCATTTGTGGAACTCTTTCCATACTAATTCAAGTAATTGGCAGagcaatggacagaaatgtcagctcACCCCCAACGGTCTGATAGCGCACGGACTGTGCAAGGCAACACAACTTGAACAGCAGAAAGGCAGGGATTGACCAGCACAGACTTTATGCAAAATATATTCTTTTATTCAAAGTTTAAAGCCATAACAGAAGTAAGAAGTTACGCGTTTCAGGTGTATTAGCGGCACCCTTAGTCGTACATAAGTGAACGACTAAGAGTGCCGCTGTACAACTAAGGGTGctgctaacgcacctgaaacaCTTTACTTCTTACTCCTGTTATggcttttaaaataaaaaaagaatatctTTTGCAGGAAGTCTGCGCTGGACAATCCCTGTCATACTGCTAATGAAAGTAATTAGACTTAGGACTTTATCTTCTACATACACAGGATTAAACATGTTGTGAAATATGATTATATCACATTAGTCACTTTGCTTTGGGTGTAAACCCATGATTAGTGTATTGTCCACACTTTCTGTATGCATGACTTTGAGGCAATTATAACCTCATTGATTCCTAATAGCTTTTAGTCTTTAGGATATTTCCTGGTAAATTAGTTACATTCACATCCAGATCCAAATCCGTTTAAAGGAACAATGTGGTACTAGAAACACTGGTACAAGATGTTTCTGAAAAAATCTGTTCTTCTAAATCTCTACATACCCTAAAAAGCATCAACAGCATAAaggacattatacattatatagcagtgtaagctgtgaatcaagCCATGAGATTAGTGCTAATATACACAGTAAGCACTTGGCTGTCTCCAATCACTCACCTTTCCATTTTCACCCTCACCCCTCCTCTCTCTGTAGACTTGTATGGGCAGCATGTACAATGGTCCTTCAGTGAGCTGCTAGTCTATCTTGTAAACATATGATGGAATTAATGTGAATCTGGATTGCCTGCACAGAGAGTCTGACAGGTTGAGACGCAGAATCACTGCTTGTGTGCCGCAATCTGCTGACAAGCGAGTCCTTGTGTCATTCAACAGGCAGAGagaatgtgacatcacaggagagAGAGGCATAACAGCCCTAGGGCATAGTGgacacttaaagtggtactccactgccccaggatCTGTAACATCTATTTCCGAATGCTggatgcgggctgcgggggttgtgatgccaAGGCCATGCCCCTCTTAACATCACAccactcccctcaatgcaagtctatgggagggcatggttgccgtcacaccccctcccatagacttgcattgagggggcggggtgtgatgtcacaaggggcgtggctgtgacatcatgacccccgcagcccgcacccagctttcagaactaaatgttccagacactggggcagtggagtacccctttaaggaccccatataatttttttaaaggaataaATCAACCAAATGCCCAAAGAAAGGTTTGACCTTTATGGGGACACTACCCCTACCACACTGTGTTGGCAGTTTAACAGGTCATGATAGATTGTACAGTTGCTGAGGCTTCTGTATTTTGAGTGAATGATAATTTAAGCGGTAGAGTAGAGTGAATGATAATTTAAGGGGTAGAGTAGGAAAGCTTGATAGGAAGAGTAAGAGATATTATAATCTGATATAATATAGCATTTGATCGGTGGGGAGAGACACAGCTCACGATAGGTGATATAGTTGCCAAGGCTACTGTACTACACCCAGCAAATTCCGTGCTAttatggaaaaaaatttaaataaaatacattGCTTATAGTGtgtttaaccccctccccccttttctatatttcaaattcaaaaatataaacaaaaaaattaaacacatttggtatcaccCTGTGCAGGATTGTCTAAATTAACATTATCAcagcataaacaaaaaaaagtcaaatagcagaattttaaccccttaaggacgcagccctttttcaccttaaggactgagccctttttcgcaatgatgaccactgtcacttcacgaattaataacgcgaaaacgcttttaccgaatattctgattctgagattgtttttttcgtgacatattttactttattttggtggtaaatttttggcgttaattgcatccttttttggtgaaaaatccccaaatttcatgaaaatttagaaaattttgcatttttctaactttgaagctctctaattgtaaggaaaatggatattccaaataaattaaattttgcttcacaaatacaatatgtccactttatgttggcatcataaaatggacatactttagctttttgaaaaaattagagggcttcaaagtagagcagcaattttaaaaaatttcatgaaaattgctaaatctgaagggacagatgttacagaactacaactcccagcatgcctgggcagtcgaggcatgctgagagttgtagtttggcaacatctggagggctactgtttgggcaccactgtaacagtggtgtccaaactgtgaccctccagatgttgcaaaactacaactcccagcatacccagacagcctttggctgtctgggcatgctgggagttgcagtttggcccccctagtggttgccacagggtgcctgctgaatgatttatgtatggatacgccctcggtccttaaggactcggaatgcagggcgtatccatacgccctgtgtcctgaagaggttaagcagcATCATAAATCAGAAAAACTTACatacaaagtgatcacaaagtTCATTCTACGAAGAATTGAACTAATGAAAACCAGTCCACATCACCAAAAATTTGCCTCATGCAGGCCTATTGACAGAAAAATTTAAAGTTTATGGAGAAATTTATagcatatttataaaaaaaaataaaaaataaaaaaaagtttttttgaagtAGTTATataaatgcaaatctatgggacttCCTGTACATTTTCCACTCTTGTGTGAGTTTTAAATATCCTGCTGTTGACCATTGTCATGATAAAGTATcatttaactgtctggcaggcaAGTGCAGACAGTAGTGCGGGGGAAGGGAGAAGGGATGATGAGGGTGGGGAGAGAAAAGATTTATTCAGGGCTAAGAGAGGGGCAAGAGAAGACATTAGAGCAGAAGGTTGAGGGCATGACAGCGCTGCTGCAGTGAGTATTGCAAGGTAGATGAACATcctatcactgctggggcttccggggactgggaaagctgggtgacacagAGTACACAGTCCAGGGCTCACAGAACTCCCCCTGCTCCCAGTCTCTTGGacagattgggggagatttatcaaaacctttgcagaaaAAAAGTTGAACGGGTtgtccgtagcaaccaatcagatcgctccttttatttttaaaaaggtctctgaaaaatcaaagaagcgatctgattggttgttttgggcaactgggcaacttttcctcttcacaggttttgataaatcatgcCCATTATCTTTCTGGTgaagcagccattttggagacaTGACAAGAAGTAGCAGATGTCATTTAGCTACTGTATTTCCAGAAATTAAACTGATTTAATTATTGGTTAGTTAATTATTAATTGATTGTTTGCCTCCAATGAAATGTAAAGCTACAGACAAAGTAATAAAATCTGGACTGtgttgcttttcctcttccaCAAAGTTAATGAAGGAAGGCTGGGCAATGAATGCTTGGTATTCAGCTTGTTGGAAATATAAATGCCAGGTTCCACTATAGATTCCAAAAGACCAAAACCCGGAAAAACTGTGGTGCAAGACTCTTTATTttaacctttcccagcattccatgcaggtTGAGACAATAGAGGTCAATTATTAAGGTCCAGATCAGCCTATATATTTGCAAAGTTGCGGTGCATAGCGATTTTCACTGGTGTATTAGGCTTTCTCCCTTGCGAATCGCCATCCTCACTCGATCCAGTATGTGAGTTCTGTGGGTATGGCGACATGTTTTTTCTAGGAAGTTTACACGCTGATTTCTGACATGACTTTCGCAAAGGTCGCACAATTTTGTGCAACGGTCATTCCAGCTGGGACCAGGCGCAGGCTGCAGCGCCGGGCTGACTGACAAGTCAATCTAGAAGTGCAATCTAGAAGATCAGCTTTCTAAACAGATCTAGGAGACCCCAGCCATCCAAAAGTCACACATAAACATTAACTGGAATTTATCAAAAGGCATAAGCACCTTGATAAATGCTGACCAACTCCacctggcaaaaaaaataaagcaaaggttgcacatgttaaaaaataaaaaaattgacttCTGAAATAGAATTATTTCAGAAGTCACATGGTAGGTCTAGAGgtgcgtggctatgctgcagtgagtgggtggatagcagggtgAATGTACTAAAGTAATGCTAAATACaaccacccacccactgcagcatagccacgctaCCCtggacaccatgggggagatttatcaaaacctgtccagatgaaaagttgcccatagcaaccaatcagatcgctactttcatttttaacaaggcctctgtaaaatgaaagaagcgatctgattggttgctatgggcaactgggcaacttttgctttgcacaggttttgataaatctccccccatgtgactTATAAAACattggccaagatttatcaaactgtgtgagagaaaaagtggagagatttttccacagcaaccaatcacagctcagctaacaagctctggtaaagtgaaagctgagctgtgattggttactgtgggaaaatcactccactttttctctcaaacagtttgataaatctgggccattgtgtctggccacatggaatgctgggaaaggtcagagacaacccTTCCACTACAGCACTTCTGGGTGTGGGTCTCGTGCATAAAAGCAGGACAAAGCTGTGCAATgaggtaatagaagcaaattacaCTATATTATAACTTGGCACCATAGGTtaaaaggctgaagaaaaaaaaaatcctggaatacccctttaaagccaaagaACTAATCATGACATAAAGACTTGACTAGGTATGTTTTCCTTGCACAAATATAGACAGAACAAAGCATTAAGAGAATCATCAAACAAGGAAATGATACTATAACATAAATGTATCCTTAGACACACAGGTtaagtcattttttttaaaggaggaagcAGATTGTGTAAGAATACAGTCTGCCAGTACATTGTGACAACACCACTGCTCTCTATGGACAAATGCAGGCTATGGTCTAGTgtaggggtactcaactacttttagttTAGGAACACTTATTCTGACTTTAAcactaaggccaggttcacatgtAACTATTGCAACATGGACAAAACCACGTCTGCACCAATATGTAGTTTACTGcacagctattaaaggggtactccactagaaaacattttttttaaatcaactggtgccagaaagttaaacagatttgtaaattacgtctatgtaAAAGTCTTAatgcttctagtacttatcaactgctgtatgccccacaggaagttcttttctttttgaattttctttctgtctgacaacagtgctctctgctgacacctctcattttaggaactgtccagagcagaataggtttgctatggggatttgctcctaccctgaacagttccaaaaatggacagaggtgtcagcagagagcactgtgggcagactgaaaataaattcctgtggtgcatacagcagtggataaatactggaaggattaagattttaaatattttttttcccagaggagcacccctttaacaagcaAGCTACGTGCAGTTCAAGGTAATATGGATACATGCacctttgtggcctgctggaggtcattttgcagggctccttgcaaaaggtggaggtagcagtcctgctgctgggttgttgccctcctacggcatcttccacgtctcctgatgtactggcctgtctcctggtagtgcctccatgctctggacactacactacgctgacagacacagcaaaccttcttgtcacagctcgcattgatgtgctatcctgcatgcgctgcactacctgagccacttgtagaTTCCatctccatctcatgctaccatctcatgctgctagaatgaaagcaccaccagcattcaaaagtgaccaaaacatcaaccaggaagcataggagctgagaagtggtctgtggtcaccacctgcagaaccactcctttattgggggtgtcttgctaattgcctataatttccacctgttgtctgttccatttgcacaacatcatgtgaaattgattgtcaatcagtgttgctttctgagtggacagtgtgatttcacagaagtgtgattgacttggagttacattgtgttgtttaagtgttcccttaattaatttttttttgagcagtgtataatcctGCGACACAGAGTAactcctgtatataatactgccataaactgtaccttctgaatacacTGCCGCTACACATgacgtcctctgaatataatactgccacacatgttgCCCCCTAAAAACAACCATGCTCCCTCATTTAACTGTAATACATCATGCCCCAGCTTTAAATTATAAAGCACTGTGCTGCCCCCCCATTATTTTAACATGCTGTGCCCTCCTGAATATAACCGTGCTGGAAACTCACTTGTGCTGCTTCTGTGTTGTCCTCTGCACACTGCAGTTGCCACTCTGGCAAAGCTACTCAGGCCTGGAAGAGTCAGTTAGCAGGAATTACTGTGGGTGTATACAGTTGTTGGTGTCAGGGACCTGGGAGTTGCTAAATGGGGAGGTCCGGTCAGCTGGCTGTAGAGGTTCACATGAGTGGTCCGCCAATTAAGAACTATTGGTCTAGTGTTTTGGTATTGATGTGACATACGGTATCTGCTGATAACCCTGCTTCATAAAAACCtgcataagggtctattcacacggcataaTTTCCTccagcccaatacacttctatgggtttACGCACTCtgtgggaattacgtagtgtgaacaaaccctaaggGTACATACAGCAAACACAAAAGATTAAACCACATCACTCCAATATGCTAAATAAGTGTTCATCTTTTATGTAAGTTATCATGAAACGTATTTGATCCAGGTATATGTATTAAGTAAATGTTTTCATCCAGTCATGAAGATGACGCTGGCAAAAGCTGTTTGGCAGAGGTCTGGTGGTCATAATAACCTGTGGACTCAAACTCAGTGGACACATACCCTACTACTTGCATCATGGCTCACGTCGCTGAGAGGTGATGCCAGTAGTACTGTACATGAAAGCTGGGGCTGCAGTGGTTATGTGTTGGCCGATTGTAGACAAAGACTGGGGCGCGCCCTGGATTGCTGCAGGATCAGAGAGTTGAGTAAAAGTTAATAtgtgacttttatttatttaattatttaaacaGTGGCCAAATCCTTTAGGGGTTGACTTGACCTTCCAATTTCCCAAATTTGTCAAATCAAGCATCTGAACAATCAGCAGGGAAAACTGGTCCAATCCATGAGGACTTCCCCTTGAGACTTGCAGGACTAAAATAATTTGCTGTTTGTTGCTAGGATCTTGGTGACAGTATCACACAACCCCTTCAATGGTCATGTGAATTCCATAATTTCATGTGCCAGAGCTGTTTTTGGCAGCACAAGATGACTTACATACTTTCAGTGTATTTTACACTGTATGAATGTGTCTAGGTTATGTGTCCATGTGGGAGGGGACATGTAAGTTGTTTGAAGAACATTTTGTTTGAAGAGCGTGTAGAATAGAGATTGAACAGTTACACATGCAAGTATTAGGCAACTGTATATATAAGGCTTGCAACGTATTACTTCAACACTTGGGACATAGATAATCAGTAATCTTATTCTTCAAGCATCTGGACACTAGTGGTTGAATATTGCTGACTTTACTGCACACTAGCAGTGGTGCTTTAGCTTGCACAACCAGTTTTCCTAATGTGTAACTGCAGATTTACAAAGCTACTCTTCCGACAGCCTCAGAAATGTTTATTTGTATCTTCAAAGTGGTCAGATTGTCCAACTTTCTCAGGCTTCTGTTTTTGACACTTTTGGCAGTGTCTGGCACAATTCTGATTAGACACATCTCTCAACCATGCACGCTCAAAGACCTTGGCGATGTGGACAATGTTAGGAAACTATTCTGCAGACATGGACTTTATGACCTTCTCAACCTAAAACCACCAAACCAAGGTGAGCTCAATTGTTCAAAGATTATTAAAGGGGATTCTGAGGCTATAAATCAGGGGCTGCTAATCAATGCGGACACTAAGGGAAAACGCTTGAATTTAAAGGAGCAAGATTATATAAACATGACTCGTGACTGCCAATACTTTAAAGATTTCAGAAAATATATCACTATACCTGTAAGCAAGGAGGAAGAGGAGTTTCCTATTGCCTATTCCATGGTAGTTCATGACAAAATTGAAATGTTTGAGCGACTTTTAAGAGTCATTTATGCCCCTCAAAATATTTATTGTGTCCATGTGGATGGAAAGGCACCAGTACAGTTCAAGGCTGCAGTGAGAGCCATCACCTCATGCTTTAATAATGTGTTTGTGGCATCTAAACTAGTGAAAGTGGTCTACGCGTCATGGTCAAGAGTACAGGCTGACTTCAACTGCATGAAGGATCTGCTGCAAAGCAACATTCCATGGAAGTACTTGCTGAATACTTGTGGGACAGACTTCCCACTGAAGACTAATGCTGAAATTGTGAGAGTTCTTAAAACATTAAATGGAAAGAATACCATGGAATCTGAGAAGCCATCGGATTCGAAAAAGAGACGTTGGGAATATCATCATGAAGTTCGTGATGGTATTTTTCAGACGGATACTAAAAAATTACCTCCACCGATTAGCAGCCCCATGTTTTCTGGAAACGCATATTTTGTGGTATCCAGGGACTTTGTGCAGTACATATTCGTAGACAAACGGGTGCAAAAACTTATAGACTGGGTGAAAGATACTTATAGTCCAGATGAACATCTGTGGGCTACATTAAACCGAATGCCTGGTGTTCCAGGCTCATCTCCTTACAATGACAAATATGAACTTTCAGACATGAATTCATTAGCTCGAATGGTAAAGTGGCAATACAGTGAAGGGGACATACATAAAGGAGGTGCCTACCCTCCTTGCACAGGAATCCATAGAagggctgtatgtgtatatggtaCAGGAGATCTGAGCTGGATTCTGAAGCAGCATCATTTGTTTGCCAACAAATTTGATCCACAAGTAGATAATGTTGCCATAGATTGCATGGAGGAATATATAAGACATAAAACTATTTTCAACATAGATCTATAACAGTCACACAAGTGTAAAGGTAAATGATTTCATACATCACATGTGCATGCTCTTGAATGGACTCATATACATTATTTGCCTtatgagtatacagtatatttgatTATCTTACTATATCAGAAACCAACAGATTTAATGTTTGTCTTGTTTGCTTGTAAGAATCAAAAGGAATGCTATGTATctcttgtataaataaacaaaatgAGGGGGTTCAGCTCCAATGTAAACATATAAGGAATGGGTGCTATTTGAGGTGTAGGAAATACCTAATACACTACAAGAAGAAAGACTGACACCCCTCTAATAAACAGCACACCTAAGAGGTGCTCTTTATTAGAGGGGTGTTAGTCTTTTTTCTTGTAGTGTATTATGTATCTCTTGTATCACATCAATATAGTCATACATAGTAAAGTTGTATACTGTATTAGAGTACCAATTATAGCACATTGTTTGTACTATATAGAACTCAAATTTAATTCTGTTAATTCTAATGGTGATACGTCACATACATTAGCTTTATAGCCAAAAGCAAAATAAATAATGGTCAGCCAAAAGACCATTCAGAGGTAATAAACATTAATAAACACTCTCCATCACCTGTACTTTGATATTTGCCAGACACCATGCATGACACCAAGCACCAACTTTTACCATTTATGTCTATAAATTGGTAAAATGCATGACTAATGTCAATAGACAGTTTCATGTTAAAACATAGATTCATAAATTTATTgcttcttaggctgcattcacatctcgtttttacactacgggtgctggatccggctaggggaggggaaaaccgggctctcccgtaccccagccggaccagtgctgaataccattcactttaatgagccgaccgaagtcaaacggtgactccagttggctaatttttgacccgtatactacggttttaggtccggtcacaaaactgaaaCAGAAAGTCCAAACCAGCTCACCCCACCTGGACAACcggagcacggatccaggtgctggacaacacCAGGAATGTAGAGAAGAAAGCAGAGTTGGATCCAGCTTCAATGGCAATAAAACCGTCTTTATTcaagggacatacaaggaacagcagaggttacgcgtttcaagcgcaaagcgctcttagtcatactgcgcttggcgcttgaaacgcgtaacctctgctgttccttgtatgtcccttgaataaagatggttttattgCCATTTAAGCTGGATCCAACTCTGCTTTCTTCCAGTCACAAAACTGAGTACGGGTAAAAAAATGAGCTTCGGTCggttcattaaagtgaatggagttcagcactggtccggctggggtacccCCTCTCACAGCCAGATCTGGCACACgtagtgtaaaaccgagatgtgaatgcagccttaaccaAATGTGCTTAAACCTTTATATCCGACTTTTGATCATTTTTCATGACATTGGGTCAAAATGACATTATCTGATGTGATTCCAATGGGGAGatcataacctgtgcagaggaaaagtggagcagttgcaccaagcaaccaatctgattgcttgttttatttttcagaggactttaaaaaaatagaaacaatctgattggttgctatgggcaacttttccacttttcctctgcacaggttttcattacTATCCTCCCACATTTTGTAAATTAAACTCCTTTGAAAATAGTCTTGACTTTTAAAACAATACTTGGAACACAGAATAAATCATTTACTTATTTATACACTGgaaagaaagttttttttgtaaAGCCTAAACAATAGACTATGAAATAACAATAGCAGAACATTTCACAAAGAATAAGTCATCAATCATGTGTCTTAGGAACTGGTGGAAGAGCTGGCACTTGGTCTTAGAGAAAGAGGCTCTATTTCATTTTGGTATTCATGCATGCCACTTTTATCAAATGCAAGTTCACTTGTGTGTTGCACCATCTAGGCACAAATATCATCAACAATTTATAAATGACCCTCAGTGAAAATGGTCAGTGCCATCTAAGGAGTTTATTGAGGGTCAGCTAGTgtgcatttaccgtatatactcgagtataagccgagtttttcagcacgatttttc is drawn from Hyla sarda isolate aHylSar1 chromosome 4, aHylSar1.hap1, whole genome shotgun sequence and contains these coding sequences:
- the LOC130366923 gene encoding beta-1,3-galactosyl-O-glycosyl-glycoprotein beta-1,6-N-acetylglucosaminyltransferase 3-like translates to MFICIFKVVRLSNFLRLLFLTLLAVSGTILIRHISQPCTLKDLGDVDNVRKLFCRHGLYDLLNLKPPNQGELNCSKIIKGDSEAINQGLLINADTKGKRLNLKEQDYINMTRDCQYFKDFRKYITIPVSKEEEEFPIAYSMVVHDKIEMFERLLRVIYAPQNIYCVHVDGKAPVQFKAAVRAITSCFNNVFVASKLVKVVYASWSRVQADFNCMKDLLQSNIPWKYLLNTCGTDFPLKTNAEIVRVLKTLNGKNTMESEKPSDSKKRRWEYHHEVRDGIFQTDTKKLPPPISSPMFSGNAYFVVSRDFVQYIFVDKRVQKLIDWVKDTYSPDEHLWATLNRMPGVPGSSPYNDKYELSDMNSLARMVKWQYSEGDIHKGGAYPPCTGIHRRAVCVYGTGDLSWILKQHHLFANKFDPQVDNVAIDCMEEYIRHKTIFNIDL